Proteins from one Triticum aestivum cultivar Chinese Spring chromosome 7A, IWGSC CS RefSeq v2.1, whole genome shotgun sequence genomic window:
- the LOC123153226 gene encoding putative leucine-rich repeat receptor-like serine/threonine-protein kinase At2g24130, translating into MARPITAPILTFLLFFFLHTASPALLGEEDDRSVLLVFKAGVSGDPNGALAGWGSPDVCNWTGVACDTERHVVKLILSEQKLSGRVVPALGNLSHLRTLNLSGNHFTGSVPPELGNLSYLKFLDMSLNMLSGMIPPELGNLSRLKFLDVSLNMLAWMVPPELGNLSRLKFLDLSSNTLTGAVPPELGNLSRLSILDLSENVFSGAVPQELGKLSRLTQLSLSGNQLEGSIPVELSHIRRLVYLNLGDNNLSGHIPSAIFCNLSALHYIDMSSNFLGGKIPIRADCPLPELTSLVLRSNKLHGVIPRSLSNSTKLRWLLLQSNFLTGELPRDDMFSGMSNLEYLHLSFNHLANSRNNTGLEPFFASLTNCTALKELGVAGNDIAGTIPPVVGRLAPGLMQLHLQFNRLFGPIPANISNLTNLNTLNLSHNLLNGSIPQGISSMRQLEQLHLSNNLLSGDIPLSLGMIPWLGVVNFSQNRLTGAIPPSIVQCVTMENLDLSNNMLQGKIPAGLSRLSGLLNLNLAGNLLSGAIPVTIGEMVRLQLLNLSSNQLSGTIPPQLGSCIELKYLDVSCNGLTGTLPQSLEKVASLLRVNFSYNDFSGEVPSGGAFAGFRADAFLGNDRLCAGTASMTPGLPRCSGAKRNLLHNRRVVLLVVGTVASFTMAIIGLAVLDPNTGGGEVSRSFKRECDVLRRTRHRNLLRVVTTCSQPDFHAIVLPLMTNGSLEKHLYPRDGGPGRGMDVAWLVGIAGDIAEGLTYLHHYAPVRVVHCDLKPSNVLLDDDMTAIVADFGIAQLVKDMGDNDNAGFADPCNSTAGLLQGSVGYIAPEYGLGGHPSTEGDVYSFGVMLLEMITGKRPTDVLFQEGLTLHGWVRRHHPHDVTAIIAQSLLAATDMMLSAVQANNVIVELMDLGIACTQHSPPARPTMVEVCRAITLLKDSSSS; encoded by the exons TCTCGCACCTCAGGACACTCAACCTCTCCGGCAACCACTTCACCGGCAGCGTCCCACCGGAGCTCGGCAACCTCTCCTACCTCAAGTTTCTCGACATGTCCTTGAACATGCTCTCCGGGATGATTCCGCCAGAGCTCGGTAACCTCTCCCGCCTAAAGTTTCTCGACGTGTCATTGAACATGCTCGCCTGGATGGTCCCGCCGGAGCTTGGCAACCTATCACGCCTCAAGTTTCTCGATTTGTCGTCGAACACGCTCACCGGGGCGGTCCCGCCGGAGCTCGGCAACCTCTCGAGACTCAGCATCCTCGATCTCTCCGAGAACGTCTTCTCTGGAGCGGTGCCGCAGGAGCTCGGGAAGCTTTCTCGGCTGACGCAGCTCAGCCTCAGCGGAAACCAATTGGAGGGATCGATTCCGGTGGAGCTCTCGCATATTCGGCGCTTGGTATACCTAAATCTCGGCGACAACAACCTCTCCGGGCATATCCCGTCTGCTATCTTCTGCAACCTCTCCGCCTTGCACTACATTGATATGTCGTCAAACTTTCTCGGCGGCAAGATCCCCATCCGAGCGGATTGCCCACTCCCTGAGCTGACATCCCTCGTGTTGCGGTCCAACAAACTCCATGGCGTCATCCCCCGCTCACTGTCAAACTCAACGAAGCTCCGATGGCTGCTACTGCAATCGAACTTCCTCACCGGCGAGCTGCCGCGGGATGACATGTTCAGCGGCATGAGCAACCTCGAGTATTTGCACCTGTCGTTCAACCACCTCGCGAACTCGCGGAACAACACCGGCCTTGAACCATTCTTCGCCTCGCTTACCAACTGCACCGCGCTAAAGGAGCTCGGCGTCGCCGGGAATGACATCGCCGGCACGATCCCGCCTGTCGTCGGTCGCCTCGCTCCCGGCCTCATGCAGCTCCACCTTCAGTTTAACAGACTCTTTGGCCCGATCCCGGCAAACATCTCCAACCTCACAAACCTCAACACCCTCAACCTCTCCCATAACCTCCTCAACGGCTCCATCCCACAGGGCATCTCCAGCATGCGGCAGCTCGAGCAGCTGCACCTCTCAAACAACCTGCTCTCCGGTGATATCCCGCTATCCCTTGGCATGATCCCGTGGCTCGGGGTCGTCAATTTTTCGCAAAACCGGCTCACCGGCGCCATTCCGCCGAGCATCGTGCAATGTGTGACGATGGAAAATCTTGATCTCTCCAACAACATGTTGCAAGGCAAGATCCCAGCTGGCTTATCTAGGCTGAGCGGATTGCTCAACCTCAACCTCGCGGGCAACTTGTTGTCTGGCGCGATCCCGGTGACCATCGGCGAGATGGTTAGGTTGCAATTGCTTAACCTGTCATCAAACCAGCTCTCCGGCACGATCCCGCCGCAGCTCGGCAGCTGCATCGAGCTCAAGTACCTCGACGTGTCCTGCAATGGCCTCACGGGGACCCTCCCTCAATCCTTGGAGAAGGTGGCGTCGCTGCTGCGTGTTAACTTTTCATACAACGACTTCTCAGGCGAGGTGCCGAGCGGCGGGGCCTTTGCAGGATTTCGGGCGGACGCGTTCCTCGGCAATGACAGACTATGTGCGGGGACGGCGTCGATGACGCCTGGGTTGCCTAGGTGCAGCGGTGCGAAGCGCAACTTGCTCCATAACCGGCGAGTGGTGTTGCTCGTCGTTGGCACAGTCGCGAGCTTCACGATGGCAATCATTGGGCTTGCC GTGCTCGACCCCAATACCGGAGGCGGCGAGGTCTCCCGGAGTTTCAAGCGGGAATGCGATGTGCTGAGGCGGACGCGGCACCGGAACCTGCTGCGTGTGGTCACCACATGCAGCCAGCCGGACTTCCACGCGATCGTGCTCCCGCTGATGACCAATGGTAGCCTAGAAAAGCACCTCTACCCGCGTGACGGCGGCCCCGGACGTGGCATGGACGTCGCATGGCTGGTTGGCATCGCCGGCGACATAGCCGAGGGGCTCACCTACCTACATCACTACGCACCCGTCCGCGTCGTACACTGCGACCTTAAGCCCAGCAATGTGCTCCTCGACGACGACATGACGGCCATTGTGGCTGACTTCGGCATCGCGCAGCTGGTCAAGGACATGGGCGACAACGACAACGCAGGCTTTGCCGATCCCTGCAACTCCACTGCCGGATTGTTGCAAGGTTCTGTGGGCTACATCGCACCAG AGTACGGGCTAGGAGGCCATCCTTCAACAGAAggcgacgtgtacagcttcggcgtgATGCTACTAGAGATGATCACCGGGAAGCGCCCGACCGATGTGCTCTTCCAGGAGGGACTCACGTTGCATGGCTGGGTGAGGCGGCACCACCCGCATGACGTCACCGCCATTATCGCACAGTCACTGCTGGCGGCCACGGACATGATGTTGTCTGCGGTACAAGCGAACAACGTCATTGTCGAGCTGATGGACCTTGGGATCGCGTGCACTCAGCACTCGCCGCCGGCGCGGCCCACCATGGTGGAGGTGTGCCGCGCGATCACCCTCCTCAAGGATTCGTCTTCTTCATGA